The proteins below come from a single Parazoarcus communis genomic window:
- a CDS encoding response regulator transcription factor, whose amino-acid sequence MPDTGDIIERLEPGTGVGLRVCVVDDDEDLRDEVVLGLQASGFSVRGFPGSRELYRGLLHTPCDVVILDIGLPGEDGFSITASLKEVSSCGVVLLTSMTSVESRLKGLMDGADAYLIKPVDLRELAATVLSVHRRIATRRPEAGEEAGAGMPSITQTSATWSMSIDGWVLIAPNDLGVSLSGSERLFLTCLFRHLNEVVRREVLVEAMGHRPDYYLSHRLDMLVSRLRKKVLHETGVALPLRAVRGLGFSLTCVR is encoded by the coding sequence ATGCCTGACACAGGAGACATCATCGAGCGGCTTGAGCCGGGCACTGGGGTCGGACTTCGCGTCTGCGTCGTGGATGATGACGAAGACCTGCGCGATGAGGTTGTATTGGGGCTGCAGGCGTCCGGCTTCTCCGTACGCGGCTTCCCCGGCTCGCGGGAGCTCTATCGGGGTCTGCTCCACACGCCTTGCGACGTCGTCATTCTGGACATCGGTTTGCCCGGCGAGGATGGATTCTCGATCACGGCGTCGTTGAAGGAAGTCTCCAGTTGTGGCGTCGTGCTGCTAACTTCGATGACATCCGTCGAGTCCCGCCTGAAAGGACTCATGGATGGCGCCGATGCCTATCTCATCAAACCTGTCGATTTGCGCGAACTGGCGGCAACCGTATTGAGTGTTCATCGACGCATTGCTACCCGGCGCCCTGAAGCCGGGGAAGAGGCGGGGGCCGGGATGCCATCCATCACGCAGACCTCCGCCACGTGGTCAATGTCGATTGACGGCTGGGTCCTGATTGCGCCGAATGACCTTGGTGTTTCACTGTCGGGCTCGGAGCGGCTGTTCCTGACTTGCCTGTTCAGGCATCTCAATGAGGTGGTGCGCCGGGAGGTACTTGTGGAGGCGATGGGCCACCGTCCTGATTACTACCTGAGCCATAGACTCGACATGCTGGTGAGCCGTCTGCGCAAGAAGGTTCTTCACGAGACGGGAGTCGCGCTGCCTTTACGGGCGGTCAGAGGGCTGGGCTTCAGCCTGACTTGCGTGCGCTGA
- a CDS encoding CHASE2 domain-containing protein, producing the protein MSGAALDRQGLRRFAPTLGLICLLALLAWLIPLSALYPRVEAWLQDGSQQLLARTQQFDDVLVVEIDEDSLAELRPYLGTWPYRRDIYAVLLDFLGEMQARTVFFDVLFLDARPGDAEFRAALARNRNAVLAASALRRPVAGKSDVDVLAALAWQPADAGRAQNLPATDWVSVALPSPLLDGAKSLPKIGLISLDHDADGVLRRIPLLHRTRGQYLPSAVLAALYPGEQAPALALEEGRLRVGHATWDVDADGAIGLIYPANTHSVLTLPLATLVKAALGLPGHELDPTLFRDKAVFIGSTALFADRVNTPRGVMNGVHVLAIAYASLSKGIYLSPPRPALDLALVLLGMVPALMMPGAGGVRRSGLRPVSILLVLVLVITIILGLHLILLAWQQASGLGVPLALALGGGVLASVLAQRARAQAVSTAALSQAEAARAQLVQQQETVALVSHELKSPLATIDFTLQNLERVGSLPPNVVARHQKIRRASRRLLAMIDDNLTQDRLRQRGLSVGEQAFDLLDLIADVVRAAERSLIEVDHGDVAAVSVRGDREMLGVAFTNLVGNAIKYSPDDTPIHVDVALDRERVRVRVRDCGCGIAVGDQARIFEPYYRAQGTRQPGAGLGLALVRQIVTLHDGEIAVESAPGAGTTFSVSLPWRDMGVADVRE; encoded by the coding sequence GTGAGCGGGGCTGCCCTCGACAGGCAGGGCTTGAGGCGGTTTGCCCCGACCCTGGGGCTAATCTGCCTGCTTGCACTGCTGGCGTGGCTCATTCCCCTGAGTGCGCTTTATCCGCGGGTCGAAGCCTGGTTGCAGGATGGCAGCCAGCAGCTGCTTGCCCGGACGCAACAGTTCGACGATGTCCTGGTCGTGGAGATTGACGAGGATTCGCTCGCGGAACTGCGGCCCTACCTCGGTACCTGGCCTTACCGCCGTGACATCTATGCGGTGCTGCTCGACTTTCTGGGTGAGATGCAGGCAAGGACGGTGTTCTTCGATGTCCTTTTTCTGGACGCGAGGCCGGGCGATGCCGAGTTCCGCGCCGCGCTTGCGAGAAACCGGAATGCGGTGCTCGCCGCCAGCGCCTTGCGCCGGCCGGTCGCCGGCAAGAGTGACGTGGACGTTCTGGCGGCGCTCGCATGGCAGCCTGCAGATGCCGGTCGCGCCCAAAACCTGCCTGCGACCGACTGGGTGTCCGTAGCGCTGCCGTCCCCCCTGCTTGATGGCGCCAAGTCGCTGCCAAAGATTGGGCTGATTTCGCTCGATCATGATGCGGATGGCGTACTTCGACGCATCCCCCTGCTGCACCGGACGCGCGGGCAGTACCTTCCCTCTGCAGTGCTGGCAGCGCTATATCCGGGCGAACAGGCGCCGGCGCTCGCGCTGGAGGAAGGTAGATTGCGCGTCGGTCATGCCACTTGGGATGTTGATGCGGACGGAGCGATCGGCCTGATCTATCCAGCGAATACACACTCGGTTCTGACTCTGCCGCTTGCAACGCTGGTCAAGGCGGCGCTCGGGTTGCCCGGTCATGAACTGGATCCAACGCTGTTCCGCGACAAGGCGGTTTTTATCGGCTCCACGGCGCTTTTTGCCGATCGGGTGAACACCCCTCGCGGCGTCATGAATGGTGTTCATGTGCTTGCGATTGCGTACGCGTCGCTGTCGAAAGGGATCTATCTTTCACCCCCGAGGCCAGCCCTGGATCTGGCGCTGGTGCTGCTTGGGATGGTGCCTGCATTGATGATGCCGGGGGCGGGGGGCGTCAGACGGTCCGGGCTGCGTCCGGTGTCGATTCTGCTCGTGCTTGTATTGGTCATCACGATCATTCTGGGGCTGCATCTCATCCTGCTCGCATGGCAGCAGGCGAGCGGGCTTGGGGTGCCGCTTGCACTGGCCTTGGGGGGAGGTGTGCTTGCCAGCGTCCTTGCCCAGCGCGCCCGTGCGCAAGCGGTATCGACTGCGGCGCTGTCTCAGGCGGAGGCGGCGCGGGCGCAGCTTGTGCAGCAGCAGGAGACCGTTGCATTGGTCTCGCACGAGCTGAAATCGCCGCTTGCGACCATTGACTTTACGCTGCAGAACCTCGAGCGGGTCGGCAGTCTGCCACCCAACGTCGTTGCCCGGCACCAGAAGATCAGGCGTGCCAGTCGCCGTCTGTTGGCCATGATCGACGATAACCTGACTCAGGACCGACTCCGCCAACGCGGTTTGTCGGTTGGCGAGCAGGCTTTCGACCTGCTCGACCTCATCGCGGATGTGGTACGTGCGGCAGAGCGGTCGCTGATCGAAGTCGATCATGGTGACGTGGCCGCCGTAAGCGTGCGTGGTGATCGCGAGATGCTGGGCGTTGCATTCACGAATCTTGTGGGTAATGCGATCAAGTATTCGCCCGACGACACGCCCATTCATGTCGACGTTGCGCTGGATCGTGAGCGGGTGCGCGTCCGGGTGAGGGACTGCGGTTGCGGCATTGCAGTGGGTGACCAGGCGCGGATTTTCGAGCCCTACTACAGGGCTCAAGGAACCCGGCAGCCGGGGGCTGGGCTGGGACTCGCCCTGGTGAGGCAGATCGTTACCCTGCATGACGGTGAGATCGCGGTTGAAAGTGCTCCCGGGGCTGGGACCACATTCAGCGTCAGCCTGCCGTGGCGGGATATGGGCGTGGCTGACGTGCGGGAGTGA
- a CDS encoding FecR domain-containing protein, protein MKSAALCAQLLLSLFAPSLFAADWSYAVRPGDTLSEIAHHYLKHPGDWARLQVLNEVKDPRRLTPGEKLRIPVDWLRQGAAMATAIHVRGDVVRVLAGAEQPLRAGDRLSVGEELRTGADSNASLRFFDGSRLLIAANSRITLARMKQYGNTGMADTAIRLHEGKLDSRVSRQQSPAARYRIESQALNLGVRGTEFRFGVAPNGPAHAEVLSGRVLAAGARGGAVVGLDAGYGTVSRADGGPSSARALAPPPRLAGLPDRVEHLPLRFSWAAGEGITRWRAQVFSEASDDILLLDDTFTEPSAKWPDLPDGRYRLRVHAVADDGLEGRNAEHVFVLAARPEAPLALAPAEGRAIRAQSVMLRWARPQGVSGFRLQLADSPKFDPLLVDESELSDVEYPVQVHEGEYYWRLASIADDGRQGPFSLAHRFSHVPPPSSPALEEPALEDDALQLRWPAGEPGQTFRLQLSPDAGFSSVLVNEQLSAPIFRLEREFLGRSVFVRVQTIDSDGVVGPYSAPQQIEVPSSLPAWPLLFVPLILAL, encoded by the coding sequence TTGAAGTCTGCCGCCCTGTGCGCTCAACTCCTGTTGTCGCTGTTCGCCCCCTCGCTCTTCGCCGCAGACTGGAGCTATGCAGTTCGCCCCGGCGACACCCTGAGCGAAATTGCGCATCACTACCTTAAACATCCCGGTGACTGGGCGCGGCTACAGGTACTCAACGAGGTAAAGGATCCCCGTCGTCTGACGCCGGGCGAAAAATTGCGGATTCCTGTCGACTGGCTGCGTCAGGGGGCTGCAATGGCGACCGCAATCCACGTCAGAGGCGACGTCGTCCGTGTGCTTGCCGGGGCGGAGCAGCCCTTGCGCGCGGGCGATCGACTGAGCGTCGGTGAGGAACTCAGGACCGGGGCAGACAGCAATGCAAGCCTGCGCTTCTTCGATGGTTCCCGCCTGTTGATTGCAGCGAATAGCCGGATCACGCTGGCGCGCATGAAACAGTACGGCAATACCGGCATGGCGGACACGGCGATCCGCTTGCACGAAGGCAAGCTCGATAGCCGTGTCAGTCGGCAACAGTCACCTGCCGCGCGATACCGCATTGAGTCGCAAGCCTTGAACCTCGGCGTACGGGGTACGGAGTTCCGTTTCGGTGTAGCCCCCAACGGCCCTGCACATGCCGAGGTTCTGAGCGGCCGCGTGCTTGCCGCGGGCGCGCGGGGAGGCGCAGTCGTTGGGCTCGATGCGGGCTACGGTACCGTGTCCCGCGCGGACGGCGGGCCGTCATCCGCGAGAGCCCTGGCTCCGCCACCAAGGCTTGCCGGATTGCCCGACCGGGTCGAGCATCTGCCCTTGCGTTTCTCCTGGGCGGCAGGAGAGGGAATCACCCGTTGGCGTGCGCAGGTGTTTTCCGAGGCCAGCGACGATATCCTGCTGCTCGACGACACCTTCACCGAACCATCGGCAAAGTGGCCAGATCTGCCTGATGGCAGGTATCGGCTGCGGGTGCACGCGGTGGCCGACGATGGGCTCGAGGGGCGGAACGCCGAGCATGTCTTTGTTCTTGCTGCTCGCCCGGAGGCGCCGCTCGCACTGGCTCCAGCCGAGGGGCGAGCGATACGAGCTCAGTCAGTGATGCTGCGTTGGGCGCGCCCTCAAGGGGTCTCCGGTTTCAGGTTGCAGCTCGCGGACAGTCCGAAATTTGATCCGCTACTGGTCGATGAGTCTGAACTGAGCGATGTCGAGTATCCGGTTCAGGTGCATGAAGGGGAGTACTACTGGCGCCTGGCCAGTATTGCCGATGACGGCAGGCAAGGGCCTTTCAGCCTGGCGCATCGCTTCAGCCATGTGCCGCCGCCGTCCAGTCCGGCGCTGGAAGAGCCTGCGCTCGAGGACGACGCCCTGCAGTTGCGCTGGCCGGCGGGCGAGCCCGGGCAGACATTCCGGCTGCAGCTCTCGCCCGACGCGGGTTTCAGCTCTGTGCTCGTTAATGAGCAGCTGTCCGCGCCAATCTTCAGGCTTGAGCGTGAATTTCTCGGCAGAAGCGTCTTCGTGCGCGTGCAGACGATTGATTCCGATGGTGTTGTCGGCCCGTACAGCGCGCCCCAGCAGATTGAGGTGCCGTCGTCATTGCCTGCCTGGCCGCTACTGTTCGTGCCATTGATTCTGGCGCTGTGA